The DNA sequence CCTCCACGCCCTTCTCCAGAAGGTCCGCGAACTGGGCGAGCCCCTGCCCGACGACTCCCTGGAGCCGTCGGAACTGATCCTCCCGTCGCCGGACGCGACGCTGGAGGAGGTCCGGGAGCTGCTGAGCGATGACGGCTTGATCCCGGGCTGAGTCATATCAGCCCGTCCGGCGTTTGAGGACGAGGCCCGTTCAGGGCCGAAGCGAGGGTCCGGGGGCGGCAGCCCCCGGGCGACGCACACCGCAGCGCCGGGCACATGACGCGAGGAACCTCCAGTTGGCCCCCGTTCCAAGCTCCGCAGGGGAACGCGTCCGGCGGCATCTCAAGGCGCACCCCATGGCGCTGGACGCGGCGTTGGCGGTCGGCGTACTGGTCTGCATGGTGTCCGGCTCGTTCGTGGACCCGCACGGGAAGAACGGCGTGACCTGGGGTCTGCGCACCCCGGACACGCTCAGCCTGGTGCTCATCGCCCTCGGCGCCGGGGCTCTGGTCTTCCGCCGCCGCGCCCCCATGACCGTCCTCGCGGTCACCGGCGCCGTCTCCCTGATCGAGTCCGTCACCGGCGACCCCCGCGCCCCGGTCGCCATGTCCGCGGTGATCGCCCTGTACACCGTCGCCTCGACCACCGACCGCACCACCACCTGGCGCGTCGGCCTGCTCACCGTCACCGTCCTGACCGGTTCCGCGATGCTCGCCGGCCCCCTGCCCTGGTACGCCCAGGAGAACCTGGCCATCTTCGCCTGGACCGGCATCGGCGCCACTGCCGGTGACGCGGTCCGCAGCCGCCGCGCCGTCGTCACCGCCATCCGGGAACGCGCCGAACGCGCCGAGCGCACCCGCGAGGAGGAGGCCCGCCGCCGCGTCGCCGAGGAGCGCCTGCGGATCGCCCGGGACCTGCACGACGTCGTCGCCCACCACATCGCCCTGGTCAATGTGCAGGCCGGCGTCGCAGCCCATGTCATGGACAAGCGGCCCGACCAGGCCAAGGAGGCCCTCGCGCACGTACGCGAGGCCAGCCGCTCCGCGCTCAACGAACTCCGCGCGACCGTCGGCCTGCTGCGGCAGTCCGGCGACCCGGAGGCCCCCACCGAGCCCGCTCCCGGCCTCGTACGCCTCGACGAACTCGTGGGCACCTTCCGCAGCGCGGGCCTCCAGGTGGAGGTCGCCCGCGCCGACCAGGACGCCACGCTCCCGGCCGCCCTCGACCTGGCCGCCTACCGCGTCATCCAGGAGGCGCTGACCAACGTGCAGAAGCACGCGGGCCCGGACGCCAAGGCCGAGGTCAGCGTCGTCCGCGTGGGACCGAACGTCGAGATCACCGTCCTCGACGACGGGGCCGGCGAGGACGACACGACCGACGGCGGCGGCCACGGCCTGCTCGGCATGCGCGAGCGCGTCACCGCCCTGCGCGGCACCCTCACCACCGGGCCCCGCTACGGAGGCGGCTTCCGCGTGCATGCGATCCTGCCGGTCAAGAGCCGTACGCGCGCCGCCGACGACACCGTATGACAACTGAACGCCCCCACCGCCCCGCACAAGGGCACGGAGAGGACCCCGCATGACGATCCGTGTCCTGCTCGCCGACGACCAGGCCCTGTTGCGCAGCGCCTTCCGGGTGCTGGTCGACTCCGAGCCCGACATGGAGGTCGTCGCCGAGGCGTCCGACGGCGCGGAGGCGGTGCGGCTGGCCAAGGAGGAGCGGGCGGACGTCGTCCTGATGGACATCCGGATGCCCGGCACCGACGGCCTCGCCGCCACCCGCATGATCAGCGCCGACCCGGCCCTCGCCCACGTCCGCGTCGTCATACTGACCACCTTCGAGGTCGACGACTACGTCGTGCAGTCGCTGCGCGCCGGCGCCTCCGGCTTCCTCGGCAAGGGCTCCGAACCCGACGAACTCCTCGCCGCCATCCGCATCGCCGCCGGGGGCGAGGCTCTGCTCTCCCCGGCCGCCACCAAGGGCCTGATCGCCCGCTTCCTCGCTCAGGGCGACGGCGCCGACGACGACCGCGACCCGGGCCGCGCCGAGCGGCTCGGCGCGCTCACCGGCCGGGAGCGCGAGGTCCTGGTCCAGGTCGCCGGCGGGCACTCCAACGACGAGATCGCCGAGCGGCTGGCGGTCAGCCCGCTGACCGTGAAGACACACGTCAACCGGGCCATGTCCAAGCTCGGCGCCCGCGACCGGGCGCAACTCGTGGTGATCGCGTACGAGTCCGGGCTGGTACGTCCAAGGGTGGAGTGAGCTCGACCCGGGTGTACTGCGCCCGGAGTATGCGCCGGATAAGGAACGGGACCTGCGGCCTACGAAACCGGGCTCCCCGATGGCTCAGGGTGTAGGGGCGGGCGCATGCCTGCTCCACGTCAGCTCCACGCCTGCTCCATGCCTCCATGCCTTCCTTGCCGCTTCTGCCGCTCACAGAAGAGAGACCCTGAACCATGTCCTGGCTGTCGAAGTTCAGCCTCGCCCAGCGCGCCCTGATAGGCCTGATGTCGATCATCGCGATCGTCTTCGGCGCCATCGCGATACCCCAGCTCAAGCAGCAGCTGCTGCCCTCCATCGAACTGCCCATGGTGTCCGTGCTGGCGCCGTACCAGGGCGCCGCGCCGGACGTGGTCGAGAAGCAGGTCGTCGAGCCGATCGAGGACAGCCTCGAAGCCGTCGACGGCATCACCGGCGTCACGTCCACGGCCAGCGAGGGCAACGCCGTGATCATGGCGTCCTTCGACTACGGCCCGGACAACCAGCAGCTGGTCGCCGACGTCCAGCAGGCCGTCAACCGGGCCCGCGCCCAGCTGCCGGACGACGTGGACCCGCAGGTCATCGCCGGTTCCACGGACGACATCCCGACCGTCGTCCTCGCTGTCACCTCCGGCCGTGACCAGCAGGCCCTGGCCGACCAGCTCGACCGGACCGTCGTGCCGGACCTGAAGGACATCGACGGCGTCGGCCAGGTCACCGTCGACGGCATACGGGACCTTCAGGTCACCGTAACCCCCAACGACGCGAAGCTGGCAAAGGCGGGCCTGACCTCGGCGGACCTCTCCGAGGCCCTGAGGGCGGGCGGTGCGACCGTCCCGGCGGGCTCCTTCGACGAGGGCGGCGACAACCGCACCGTCCAGGTGGGCGGCGGGTTCACCTCGCTGCGGCAGATCGAGGACCTGAGGGTCACCGGCGCGGGCGGCGCGGGCGGCGGTGCGGACGCTTCCGGCAAGAAGCCGGTCCGCCTCGGTTCCGTCGCCACCGTCGAGCA is a window from the Streptomyces sp. NBC_00299 genome containing:
- the pspAA gene encoding PspA-associated protein PspAA — its product is MIVRIMGEGQVRLADSHLTELNKLDDVLLEEMENGDGPGFRATLHALLQKVRELGEPLPDDSLEPSELILPSPDATLEEVRELLSDDGLIPG
- a CDS encoding sensor histidine kinase, coding for MAPVPSSAGERVRRHLKAHPMALDAALAVGVLVCMVSGSFVDPHGKNGVTWGLRTPDTLSLVLIALGAGALVFRRRAPMTVLAVTGAVSLIESVTGDPRAPVAMSAVIALYTVASTTDRTTTWRVGLLTVTVLTGSAMLAGPLPWYAQENLAIFAWTGIGATAGDAVRSRRAVVTAIRERAERAERTREEEARRRVAEERLRIARDLHDVVAHHIALVNVQAGVAAHVMDKRPDQAKEALAHVREASRSALNELRATVGLLRQSGDPEAPTEPAPGLVRLDELVGTFRSAGLQVEVARADQDATLPAALDLAAYRVIQEALTNVQKHAGPDAKAEVSVVRVGPNVEITVLDDGAGEDDTTDGGGHGLLGMRERVTALRGTLTTGPRYGGGFRVHAILPVKSRTRAADDTV
- a CDS encoding response regulator transcription factor, yielding MTIRVLLADDQALLRSAFRVLVDSEPDMEVVAEASDGAEAVRLAKEERADVVLMDIRMPGTDGLAATRMISADPALAHVRVVILTTFEVDDYVVQSLRAGASGFLGKGSEPDELLAAIRIAAGGEALLSPAATKGLIARFLAQGDGADDDRDPGRAERLGALTGREREVLVQVAGGHSNDEIAERLAVSPLTVKTHVNRAMSKLGARDRAQLVVIAYESGLVRPRVE